Proteins encoded by one window of Juglans regia cultivar Chandler chromosome 15, Walnut 2.0, whole genome shotgun sequence:
- the LOC109019577 gene encoding peamaclein-like, whose product MKLVFATFLLVCFALISSSFFQTTEAGSSFCDSKCGDRCAKAGVPDRCLKYCGICCEKCQCVPSGTYGNKHECACYRDLKNSKGKSKCP is encoded by the exons ATGAAGCTCGTCTTTGCAACCTTCCTGCTTGTGTGTTTTGCCCTCATCAGCTCCTCTTTCTTTCAGACCACAGAAGCTGGTTCAA gctTCTGTGACTCAAAGTGCGGGGATCGGTGCGCAAAGGCAGGAGTGCCGGATCGGTGCTTGAAGTACTGCGGGATTTGCTGTGAGAAGTGCCAGTGCGTGCCATCTGGGACATATGGCAACAAGCATGAGTGCGCTTGCTACAGGGACCTCAAGAACTCCAAGGGCAAGTCCAAGTGCCCTTGA
- the LOC109014723 gene encoding uncharacterized protein LOC109014723 → MERKQGFFSALKDEVVRGLSPGRSMARSPASSGSPMSSFVRRRRKDRHASAAEHLIARSGTLRPVEALSPLKEGPEGTDGEDSRMEGRWGQWMKKGQLSRAPAVSCSAYKRSDLRLLLGVLGAPLAPVHVSIADSFPHLSIKDTPIESSSAQYILQQYTAASGGQNLQNTIHSAYAMGKVRMIASEFETANRVTRGRNSSKAAESGGFVLWQMNPDMWYVELALGGSKVHAGCNGKLVWRHTPWLGAHAAKGPVRPLRRALQGLDPRTTATMFTNARCIGEKKINGEECFILKLCADPVTLKARSDGPAEIIRHVLFGYFSQKTGLLVHLEDSHLTRIQNNGGDAVYWETTINSFLDDYRPVEGVMIAHSGRSAVTLFRFGETAMSHTKTRMEEAWTIEEVAFNVPGLSIDCFIPPAEVRFASVSEACELPRGQTVNTAVAPTHRAKVAALQISHDNNVKNSIWKTDV, encoded by the exons ATGGAGAGGAAGCAGGGGTTCTTTTCGGCTCTAAAGGATGAGGTGGTCAGAGGGTTGTCTCCAGGGAGGTCGATGGCGAGGAGTCCAGCGAGCAGTGGGTCGCCCATGTCGAGCTTCGTACGGCGGAGGAGGAAGGACCGCCACGCGTCGGCGGCGGAGCACTTGATCGCGAGATCCGGGACCTTGAGGCCGGTGGAGGCATTGTCGCCGTTGAAGGAGGGGCCGGAAGGGACGGACGGCGAGGATTCGAGAATGGAGGGGAGGTGGGGACAGTGGATGAAGAAGGGCCAGCTCTCGAGGGCGCCAGCTGTCTCGTGCTCCGCCTACAAACGCTCGGATCTGAGGCTGCTGCTTGGCGTCTTGGGTGCGCCGCTCGCCCCCGTGCATGTTAGCATTGCCGACTCTTTTCCTCACCTTAGCATCAAAGATACCCCTATC GAAAGTTCATCAGCTCAATACATATTGCAGCAGTACACAGCGGCTTCGGGAGGCcaaaatcttcaaaacaccATTCACAGTGCTTATGCTATGGGAAAGGTGAGGATGATAGCTTCTGAGTTTGAGACAGCTAACAGGGTCACAAGGGGCCGGAATTCATCCAAAGCTGCAGAGTCAGGTGGGTTTGTTCTGTGGCAGATGAATCCAGACATGTGGTATGTAGAGCTTGCTCTTGGTGGCAGCAAGGTTCATGCCGGCTGCAATGGGAAACTAGTCTGGAGGCACACACCGTGGCTTGGTGCACATGCTGCTAAAGGGCCTGTTAGACCGTTGCGCAGAGCGCTTCAG GGACTTGACCCCAGAACCACTGCAACTATGTTTACCAACGCAAGATGCATTGGAGAGAAGAAAATTAATGGAGAGGAATGTTTCATCCTCAAGCTCTGTGCAGATCCTGTGACGTTGAAAGCCAGGAGTGACGGGCCGGCAGAGATCATAAGGCATGTCTTGTTTGGCTATTTCAGCCAGAAAACAGGGCTTCTTGTGCACTTGGAAGATTCCCATTTGACCCGCATTCAGAATAATGGAGGCGATGCAGTGTATTGGGAGACCACAATCAATTCATTCCTTGATGATTACAGGCCTGTGGAGGGAGTCATGATTGCTCACTCTGGGCGTTCAGCTGTAACCCTTTTTAGGTTTGGAGAAACAGCAATGAGCCACACGAAAACTCGGATGGAAGAAGCATGGACAATCGAGGAAGTGGCTTTCAATGTTCCGGGACTTTCAATAGACTGTTTCATTCCTCCGGCTGAAGTAAGATTTGCATCTGTAAGTGAAGCCTGCGAACTTCCTCGGGGTCAGACAGTAAACACGGCTGTGGCACCAACACATCGTGCAAAAGTTGCAGCGCTTCAGATTTCTCACGACAACAATGTTAAAAACAGCATTTGGAAAACAGATGTTTAG
- the LOC109017840 gene encoding 3-oxo-Delta(4,5)-steroid 5-beta-reductase-like: protein MSWWWARAIGAAKKKLEEDEQPRSFQSVGLVIGVTGIVGNSLAEILPLCDTPGGPWKVYGVARRPRPDWNADHPIEYIQCDVSDPEDTQAKLSPLTDVTHIFYVTWTTRPTEAENCEANKAMFRNVLLTVIPNAPSLRHVCLQTGTKQYLGPFESFRKFQTHDPPFTEDLPRLDAPNFYYTLEDVLFEEADKKEGLTWSVHRPNSIFGFSPYSLANIIGMFCVYAAICKHERVPLKFPGTKAAWDGYWVSSDADLIAEQQIWASVDPNARNEAFNCNNGDVFRWKHLWKVLAEQFGIDDYGLDEGEKVVSLVEMMKDKDAVWEEIIRENQLRPRKLEEVGMWVLVDLLFGGESPVDCMNKSKEHGFLGFRNSKNSFISWIDKLKSYKIVP from the exons ATGAGCTGGTGGTGGGCTAGAGCTATTGGCGCTGCCAAG AAGAAACTCGAGGAAGATGAGCAGCCGAGAAGCTTTCAGAGTGTGGGACTGGTGATTGGCGTGACTGGCATTGTGGGCAACAGCCTAGCCGAAATTCTCCCTCTCTGTGACACCCCAGGTGGGCCATGGAAGGTCTACGGCGTGGCGCGCCGTCCTCGTCCCGACTGGAACGCCGACCACCCGATTGAGTACATCCAGTGCGACGTCTCGGACCCGGAGGATACCCAAGCCAAGCTTTCTCCCTTGACCGATGTCACCCACATCTTCTACGTCACCTGGACCACCCGACCGACCGAGGCCGAGAACTGCGAGGCCAACAAGGCCATGTTCCGCAACGTGCTCCTTACGGTGATTCCGAACGCGCCGAGTCTCCGCCACGTCTGCCTTCAGACGGGAACCAAACAATACCTCGGACCCTTCGAGTCGTTCCGCAAGTTTCAAACGCACGATCCTCCTTTCACGGAAGACTTGCCTCGTTTGGACGCCCCGAATTTCTATTACACTCTCGAAGATGTTCTGTTCGAGGAGGCCGACAAAAAAGAGGGCTTGACATGGTCCGTTCACAGACCCAACTCCATATTTGGATTCTCGCCGTATAGCTTGGCGAACATCATCGGCATGTTTTGCGTGTACGCCGCTATATGCAAGCACGAGCGGGTTCCCTTGAAATTCCCCGGCACGAAAGCGGCGTGGGACGGTTACTGGGTGTCTTCCGACGCCGATCTTATTGCCGAGCAGCAGATATGGGCGTCAGTGGATCCAAATGCGAGGAACGAAGCATTTAACTGCAACAACGGGGACGTGTTCCGGTGGAAACACTTATGGAAGGTGTTGGCTGAGCAATTTGGGATTGATGATTATGGGTTGGACGAGGGTGAGAAAGTAGTAAGCTTGGTGGAGATGATGAAAGACAAGGATGCTGTCTGGGAGGAGATTATAAGGGAAAATCAACTGCGACCTCGAAAGTTAGAGGAAGTTGGGATGTGGGTTTTGGTGGACCTCTTGTTTGGAGGGGAATCTCCGGTGGATTGTATGAACAAAAGCAAGGAGCATGGATTCTTGGGGTTCAGGAACTCCAAGAATTCCTTCATTTCCTGGATAGATAAGTTGAAAAGCTACAAGATTGTGCCTTGA